GCGATCGACGAGATGTTGACGATGCGGCCACCGCCGTCCTCTCGCATGGCGGGCAGGGCAAGACGGGCGAGGCGCATGGGGGCCACGACCATCGTCTCGAGGATGTTGCGGGCTTCCTCGTCGGGCACGTCCTCGATGGCGCCAGTCACTGCGTAGCCGGCGTTGTTGACCAGGCCGTAGAGGCGCAGGCCTGCCAGCGCTTGTTCGCATTGGGCGGCGTCGGCGACGTCGAGCAGGACTGTCGACACCTCGACGCCCGCGTCGGCGGCCGCCTTTGCCACCAGTTCGGCCTTCTGCTCGGAGCGGACGGAGCCGATCGAGTGGTAGCCCCGCCGGGCCAGCTCGATGACCGTGGCCAGGCCGATGCCGGAGTTGGCGCCCGTGGTCAGGACCGAGCGCTGAGGTGTCGAAGCCGAAGCCATGACGCCATCGTGCCCCGCCGCCGGGCGGGGCATTCGGGGTCAGCCGAAGAAGGGGACGGCGACGTGCCGGAACAGCTCGGGGTCGACGGTCTTGAGCTCGGTGACGGCCTCGGCCAGCGGGACCCGGACGATGTCGCCCGCCCGCAGCGCCACCATGTGGCCGAAGGCGCCGTCGTGCACGGCCTCGATGGCGGCGATGCCGAAGCGGGTGGCCAGGACCCGGTCGAAGGCGGTGGGCGTGCCGCCTCGCTGGATGTGGCCGAGGATCGTCACCCGGGTCTCGAAGCCGGTGAGCGCTTCGATCTGCTCTGCCACCAGGTTGCCGATGCCGCCCAGGCGGACGTGGCCGAACTGGTCGACCTCCTTGGAAACCAGGGCCATCGTGCCCTCGGCGGGCTGGGCGCCCTCGGCCACCACGATGATGGAGGCGTAGCGGCCCTTGTCGTGACGATGCTTGATGCGCTCGGCGATCTCGTTGATGTCGAAGCGCTCCTCGGGGATGAGGATCTCGGCGGCCCCGCCGGCGATGCCCGCGTAGGTGGCGATCCAGCCGGCGTGGCGGCCCATGACCTCGCACACCATGACCCGGTCGTGGGACTCGGCGGTGGTGTGCAGGCGGTCGATGGCGTCGACGCAGATCTGGACGGCGGTGTGGAAGCCGAAGGTCAGCTCGGTGGCCGACAGGTCGTTGTCGATGGTCTTGGGGACGCCGACCACCTGCACGCCTTCGGCCGCCAGGTTGTTGGCCACCCCGAGCGTGTCCTCGCCGCCGATGGCGATGAGGGCGTCGAGGTTGTTGTCCTGAAAGCTCTGCTTGGCCCGCTCCACGCCGCCTTCGACCTTGAAGGGGTTGGTGCGCGACGAACCGAGGATGGTGCCGCCCTTGGGGAGGATGCCTCGGCAGCGCTCCACGTCGAGCGGCATGGTGCGGTTCTCGATGACGCCCTTCCAGCCGTCGGTGAAGCCGATGAGCTCGTCGCCGTACTCACGCTCACCCTTGCGGACGACGGCGCGGATCACCGCGTTGAGCCCGGGGCAGTCGCCCCCGCCGGTCAGGACCCCAACTCGCATCCGCCACCTCCAACTCGGTCGAAACCGCTCAAGCACACCCCGTTCGTGCGCCGACGAACCTTAGCGATGGGACGCGCCCTCGCCGCCATCGTGGCTGCGGCCCTCTTGCTCGCCGCCACGCCCAGCGCACCGGCATCCGCCGATGCGCGCTCCGAGCGCGCCACCCTGCTCGATCGCATCGCCGCGTTGACCGACGAGGTCGCCGACCACGAGGCCGATGTGGTGGCCGCCCAGTTCCGCCAGCAGGCCGCCGCCCAGCGGTTGGCCGACGTCCGAGCGCGGCTGCGTGAACGGGCCGTGGTCGCTTATATGAACGGGGGCCGCATCGGCGGGCCTGGCACCGGCCACGGGGCCCCAGCGGCCTATCTGGAGATCGCGGCAGCCAAGGAGCAGGCGCTCATCACCGGCCATCGCCAGGCTGCTGGAGCCGCCGAGGCCGAAGAACGGCGCGCCGAAGAGACCGCCGGCGACCACCGGCGGTTGGCCAAGGAGTTGGACGAGGCCCGCACCCGCCTCGACGCCACCATCGCTGCCGAAGACGCCCAGCGGGCGTTGGAGCAACGGCGGGCCGACGAAGCCCGGGCCAAGGCACAGGCCGCCCGTGAGGCGGAGTTGGCCGCAGCCCGGGGACGCGCTCGCGCCGGCACGAGCGCGCCCGAGGGCTACAGCCCCAGCCCGCTGGACCCCGATGCTCTGGTCCCCCGCCACCGCCGGGCCACGGAGCGGCAGCGAGAGATCATGAAGCAGTGGCCCTTCGGGCCCCTCCCTGCAGGCAATGCCCTCCCTGCCGGCCTGCGGGCGACCGGCACACGGGTGGAAGGCATTGCGTCCTGGTATGGCCCCGGATTCGACGGGCGCCCGACGGCAAGCGGGGCCATCTACGACCAGGAGGCGTTCACCGTGGCGAGCAAGGAGCTCCCGCTCGGCACCTTCCTCGTCGTGAGCAGAGGAGCAGCCCGCGTGCTCGTGCTCGTGAACGATCGTGGTCCCTATATCGAGGGACGAGTGTTGGACCTGAGTCACGCTGCGGCGACCGCGCTCGGGATCACGGGAATCGCCCCCGTGACCGCCGAGGTGGTCGTCCCCGGCTGAGGCGTTTCAGTCGGGCCGCTTCGGCTCCGTCGATTTTGTGAGCAGGCCCACCTCTCGCTCGAAGTCGCCAACGTCCTCAAAACCCTTGTAGACGCTGGCGAAGCGCAGGTAGGCGACGTCATCCAGGACCCGTAACCGCTCGAGGACGGCCAGGCCGATTTGTTGGCTGGTGAGCTCCGGCCCCTCCAGGCGTAGGGCTTCTTCTACTTCGGCGGCCAGCGCCTCGAGCTGGTCGTCCGACACCGGCCGGTTCTTGGCGGCAGCCCGAAGGCCGCCGACGATCTTGGCCCGATCGAAGGGGGAACGATGCCCCGATCGCTTCACGACGACAAGCGCGACCTCCTCGACTCGCTCGAACGTGGTGAAACGCCTGCTGCAGGTAAGGCACTCACGGCGCCGACGGATGGCTGCCCCGTCGTCGGCCAGGCGCGAGTCGACGACCTTGTCGTCGAGGCTCGCACACGATGGGCACCGCATGCCTGCGACGCTACTCCCGCCATGGCCCTGGTCACGGCAGCGTGATCCTCTCCCCCACCTGCAGCGCCGCACCCGACCGTTGCGCCGAGAGCTGGTGCACCAGACGGCGCACGTCGCCTTCAGGCTGGAGTCGCTGGGCGATCGTCCACAAGGTGTCGCCAGGCTGCACGACGTGCACCTGCTGGGTGATGAGCACCGGTGACGTCGGCTCGGGGGCGGAGAGGGGTCCGCCCCCCAGTGAGCCGACCACCACTCGCCCTGCGAGGAGCATCGTCAGGACGAGCGACCCCACCCCCACCCGACGGCGGCGGTAGCTCGCAGGAGTAACCCGCGGGCGCACCGGCACCCGGGCCGCGCCGACAGCGGGCCGGGTGCTCCTGCCTGCCTTCGGTAGACCCGGCATCGGGTACGCCACTGCAACCATCACCGAACTCCCATCTCGATCTCGCATGAGTTCGATCATGACGAGGGGGTGTGACAATGAACTGGGCCGATCGTGAGTCCACCGGTCCGCCCTCCCTCCGGCGAACACACGTTCGGCTCGTCTACCTAATCACGAACACTTGTTCCCGTCAAGAAAAAGTCGAACAGATGTTTGCCATCGGCCGGTCGCCGTGCTACTTTTTCCTCGAACACCTGTTCGCCAGTGAAGGGGCGTGGCATGGCTGATGTGCTGACCGGCAAGCGACGGGAAATCCTCGAGTTCATCGCGGAGCACCTGCGCGACCGCGGCTACCCACCGTCGGTGCGCGAGATCGGCGAAGCGGTGGGGCTGACCTCCTCCTCCACGGTCCACTCCCACCTGGGCACGCTGCAGCGCCTCGGGTACCTGCGCCGTGACCCGACGAAGCCCCGTGCCATCGAGGTGCGCTACGACCCGTCGAGCAGCACGCCCGTCGAGCGGCGGCCGGTGCAGCATGTGCCCTTGGTGGGCGACGTGGCTGCAGGCACCGATGTGCTGGCCGAGGAGAACATCGAGGAGTTGATGCCGCTGCCCGCCGACTTCACCGGCGACGGCCAGCTCTTCATGCTGCGGGTCCGCGGCGACTCGATGATCGACGTCGGCATCTTCGACGGCGACTACGTGGTGGCCCGCCAGCAGCCCGACGCCAAGAAGGGCGACGTCGTGGTCGCAGGCA
The sequence above is drawn from the Acidimicrobiales bacterium genome and encodes:
- a CDS encoding SDR family oxidoreductase — its product is MASASTPQRSVLTTGANSGIGLATVIELARRGYHSIGSVRSEQKAELVAKAAADAGVEVSTVLLDVADAAQCEQALAGLRLYGLVNNAGYAVTGAIEDVPDEEARNILETMVVAPMRLARLALPAMREDGGGRIVNISSIAGRATAPFAGWYTAAKHALEAASDALRMEVAKDNIRVVLVEPGGFRTGIWEDTERDVAKREEAGTRYASSYRRSLQAIRLTEPVMGDPATVAKVIASALDSRAPRARYLVGIDAQMAAFANTFTPTAVRDRVTRLFLGL
- a CDS encoding 6-phosphofructokinase, with product MRVGVLTGGGDCPGLNAVIRAVVRKGEREYGDELIGFTDGWKGVIENRTMPLDVERCRGILPKGGTILGSSRTNPFKVEGGVERAKQSFQDNNLDALIAIGGEDTLGVANNLAAEGVQVVGVPKTIDNDLSATELTFGFHTAVQICVDAIDRLHTTAESHDRVMVCEVMGRHAGWIATYAGIAGGAAEILIPEERFDINEIAERIKHRHDKGRYASIIVVAEGAQPAEGTMALVSKEVDQFGHVRLGGIGNLVAEQIEALTGFETRVTILGHIQRGGTPTAFDRVLATRFGIAAIEAVHDGAFGHMVALRAGDIVRVPLAEAVTELKTVDPELFRHVAVPFFG
- a CDS encoding septal ring lytic transglycosylase RlpA family protein; translated protein: MGRALAAIVAAALLLAATPSAPASADARSERATLLDRIAALTDEVADHEADVVAAQFRQQAAAQRLADVRARLRERAVVAYMNGGRIGGPGTGHGAPAAYLEIAAAKEQALITGHRQAAGAAEAEERRAEETAGDHRRLAKELDEARTRLDATIAAEDAQRALEQRRADEARAKAQAAREAELAAARGRARAGTSAPEGYSPSPLDPDALVPRHRRATERQREIMKQWPFGPLPAGNALPAGLRATGTRVEGIASWYGPGFDGRPTASGAIYDQEAFTVASKELPLGTFLVVSRGAARVLVLVNDRGPYIEGRVLDLSHAAATALGITGIAPVTAEVVVPG
- the nrdR gene encoding transcriptional regulator NrdR, with translation MRCPSCASLDDKVVDSRLADDGAAIRRRRECLTCSRRFTTFERVEEVALVVVKRSGHRSPFDRAKIVGGLRAAAKNRPVSDDQLEALAAEVEEALRLEGPELTSQQIGLAVLERLRVLDDVAYLRFASVYKGFEDVGDFEREVGLLTKSTEPKRPD
- a CDS encoding LysM domain-containing protein, whose product is MLLAGRVVVGSLGGGPLSAPEPTSPVLITQQVHVVQPGDTLWTIAQRLQPEGDVRRLVHQLSAQRSGAALQVGERITLP
- the lexA gene encoding transcriptional repressor LexA — protein: MADVLTGKRREILEFIAEHLRDRGYPPSVREIGEAVGLTSSSTVHSHLGTLQRLGYLRRDPTKPRAIEVRYDPSSSTPVERRPVQHVPLVGDVAAGTDVLAEENIEELMPLPADFTGDGQLFMLRVRGDSMIDVGIFDGDYVVARQQPDAKKGDVVVAGIPGDEATVKTFSRKGNKVVLLPANERLAPMEFDPKEVTIYGKVVTVLRRL